A window of Corallococcus macrosporus DSM 14697 contains these coding sequences:
- a CDS encoding efflux RND transporter permease subunit: MEPHPNDTTPPGEPRWMGRVERALGAAAAHHHRRPVVALLLALVLAMGGGFLARGLHLNANLVDLLPSSFESVQDLRELERRFGALGWVAVVGEGADPEALKRFADDLAPKLEALPGIRFVEAQRPGAFFRDRALYFLSEEDLREVHRRLEARLQWEQQQANPLYVPLVEEEPPSLDFSDLERKYAGGAGQRLSTREGDYYLDERQRRIVLLAKPDTTSADLGFSRKVTDEVRGLLAAQDLSQYGPGFQVDLTGTFQKKLDQQKQIARDIGVASAVATSLMLLYLLFHFRSALAVGLVLTPVGVGLAWTYGLVALVFGEVNLLTGFLGAILGGLGLEHGIHLLGRYLHLRGEGHTSEAATRAAFTHTGGAALVSALVAALTFFVLGTSRFRAFREFGVIAGVGMVVLIAAYVLVLPAMLGLASRWGWTPRRASVTTARSPMGHLLLRRRRVVTVLSAVVLLGLLSQAGRVRFDFDFGSLEDQDLPSFVLDREVNRLIGYSQTPVVVLTGSPQEEQAMVERLHARQRERGEDSTIDFVASLSSLVPAEQPRKQRVLQDISRLLERVPEERLEPRQREQVDALRRQAASPPFTRDDLPPSVRQQFVGRQGAPGGFVMVYPSVDQSDGMAVRALAREIRGAGTPDGTRVSAAGESMVMADILDMVTREAPLILGGTTLAVLLAMWLTLGGLRIALLCMAPTVVSLAALLGLMPLLGLDFNYLNILVIPVLIGTTVDAGVHLLTRLSSPGQDFVSVYSETGKAICGGLLTSAMGFGALFLADHPGLNSIGALANLGFATNLLIMLVAFPALLLVLSERRLKRHPARKESRKPEPPRHSGRGEPTHAS; the protein is encoded by the coding sequence ATGGAACCGCATCCGAACGACACGACACCTCCGGGCGAGCCGCGGTGGATGGGGCGCGTGGAGCGCGCGCTGGGCGCGGCGGCCGCGCACCACCACCGGCGGCCGGTGGTGGCGCTGCTGCTGGCGCTGGTGTTGGCCATGGGGGGTGGCTTCCTCGCGCGGGGGCTGCACCTCAACGCCAACCTGGTGGACCTGCTGCCGTCCTCCTTCGAGAGCGTCCAGGACTTGCGGGAGCTGGAGCGCCGCTTCGGCGCGCTCGGCTGGGTGGCGGTGGTGGGCGAGGGCGCCGACCCGGAGGCGCTGAAGCGCTTCGCGGATGACCTGGCCCCCAAGCTGGAGGCGCTGCCCGGCATCCGCTTCGTCGAGGCGCAGCGCCCCGGCGCCTTCTTCCGGGACCGGGCCCTGTACTTCCTGTCGGAGGAGGACCTGCGGGAGGTGCACCGGCGCCTGGAGGCGCGCCTCCAATGGGAGCAGCAACAGGCCAACCCGCTCTACGTGCCCCTGGTGGAAGAGGAGCCCCCGTCCCTGGACTTCTCCGACCTGGAGCGGAAGTACGCGGGCGGCGCCGGGCAGCGGCTGTCCACTCGCGAGGGGGACTACTACCTGGACGAGCGGCAGCGCCGCATCGTGCTGCTGGCCAAGCCGGACACCACGTCCGCGGACCTGGGCTTCTCACGCAAGGTGACGGACGAGGTGCGCGGGCTGCTCGCGGCGCAGGACCTGTCGCAGTATGGCCCCGGCTTCCAGGTGGACCTCACCGGCACCTTCCAGAAGAAGCTGGACCAGCAGAAGCAGATCGCGCGCGACATCGGCGTGGCCTCGGCGGTGGCCACGTCGCTGATGCTGCTCTACCTCCTCTTCCACTTCCGCAGCGCGCTGGCCGTGGGGCTGGTGCTGACGCCCGTGGGCGTGGGCCTCGCGTGGACCTACGGCCTGGTGGCGCTCGTCTTCGGCGAGGTCAACCTCCTCACGGGCTTCCTGGGCGCCATCCTGGGCGGCCTGGGCCTGGAGCACGGCATCCACCTGCTGGGGCGCTACCTGCACCTGCGCGGCGAGGGCCACACGTCCGAGGCCGCCACGCGCGCGGCCTTCACGCACACCGGCGGCGCCGCGCTGGTCTCCGCGCTGGTGGCGGCGCTCACCTTCTTCGTGCTGGGCACCTCGCGCTTCCGCGCGTTCCGCGAGTTCGGCGTCATTGCGGGCGTGGGCATGGTGGTGCTCATCGCCGCGTATGTCCTGGTGCTGCCGGCGATGCTGGGCCTGGCCTCGCGCTGGGGGTGGACGCCCCGCCGCGCGTCCGTCACCACGGCGCGCTCCCCCATGGGCCACCTGCTGCTGCGGCGCCGCCGCGTCGTCACCGTCCTGTCCGCGGTGGTGCTGCTCGGGCTGCTGAGCCAGGCGGGGCGCGTGCGCTTCGACTTCGACTTCGGCTCGCTGGAGGACCAGGACCTGCCCTCCTTCGTGCTGGACCGCGAGGTCAACCGCCTCATCGGCTATTCCCAGACGCCGGTGGTGGTGCTCACCGGCTCGCCCCAGGAAGAGCAGGCGATGGTGGAGCGGCTCCACGCGCGGCAGCGCGAGCGCGGCGAGGACTCCACCATCGACTTCGTGGCCTCGCTGTCCTCGCTGGTGCCGGCGGAGCAACCCCGCAAGCAGCGGGTGCTCCAGGACATCTCCCGGCTGCTGGAGCGCGTCCCCGAGGAGCGGCTGGAGCCGCGGCAGCGGGAGCAGGTGGACGCGCTGCGCCGGCAAGCGGCCTCGCCGCCCTTCACCCGTGACGACCTGCCTCCCAGCGTGCGTCAGCAGTTCGTGGGCAGACAGGGTGCACCGGGCGGTTTCGTGATGGTGTACCCCTCCGTGGACCAGTCGGACGGGATGGCGGTCCGCGCCCTGGCGCGTGAGATTCGCGGCGCGGGGACACCGGACGGCACGCGCGTCTCCGCGGCGGGTGAGTCCATGGTGATGGCGGACATCCTGGACATGGTGACGCGCGAGGCGCCGCTCATCCTCGGAGGCACCACGCTGGCGGTGCTGCTGGCCATGTGGCTGACGCTGGGTGGGCTCCGCATCGCCCTCTTGTGCATGGCGCCCACCGTGGTGTCCCTGGCCGCGCTGCTGGGGCTGATGCCGCTGCTGGGACTGGACTTCAACTACCTCAACATCCTCGTCATCCCGGTGCTCATCGGGACGACGGTGGACGCCGGGGTGCACCTGCTGACGCGCCTGTCGTCACCAGGCCAGGACTTCGTGTCCGTGTATTCGGAGACGGGGAAGGCCATCTGCGGCGGCCTGCTCACCAGCGCGATGGGCTTCGGCGCCCTCTTCCTCGCTGACCACCCGGGCCTCAACTCCATTGGCGCACTTGCCAATCTGGGCTTCGCCACCAACCTCCTCATCATGCTGGTGGCCTTCCCGGCCCTGCTGCTGGTGCTGTCGGAGCGCAGGCTGAAGCGCCACCCCGCCCGAAAGGAATCACGGAAACCGGAGCCGCCGCGGCACTCGGGGCGCGGCGAGCCCACGCACGCAAGCTGA
- a CDS encoding efflux RND transporter permease subunit, translating to MSEKRWSERFEGAMGRLAVRNHRKPVQALLLALVLTVLGAFFARTLTLNADFVGLLPKNFPSVQDIEKMRKRFGGQGNVVVVGMGADPEVLKRFADDLAPRLAELSEIRYVSHQRPRAFFDEHSLYYVDVEDLETIQERIDARILWEKQQANPLFVSLVDEAPPSVDFADIEQKYTGRANQRLSGQGDLYYINPTERMVVLMAKPRGSAADLDYSKKVVGQVEDFLAKQDLSKYGPGFKTAVTGTFKKKIDQQRVIVADLASASTLAMVLLVAYLAFHFRSALSVGFTMVPVMAGLGWTYGFVGLAYGQVNLLTGFLAAVLGGLGVEHGIHLLGRYTTLRSEGMSSEEAVGESFRHTGFSALIAALVAALTFLSLAMSEFRAFREFGIIAAVGMLVSIFSYVVLLPAMLGLATRLGWTPRVQQESAAGPLSLLARWLPRSYRGVGIVVGVAVLALVSQAYRISFNYDSRTLEDYKQASAVLDQKVNDILGYSQTPVVVLTDSREMEREVVRQLEARKAARGKDSTIDFVGALEDLVPKRQDEKQAILQSIRAKLEKLDPERLAEDTRNTLVRALDMAKAKPFTQDALPPSVRHQFESLDGSTGGVVLVYAGGISLSDGEGTRKFAKEVRGLQMPDGSQVSAAGEALILADILDMVAREGPRILAAAVLSVLVAMWLTLGKLRTALICMLPTLLSVVGLVGLMSLLGLQFNYLNIMVLPVLVGTTVDAGVHLVQRLGERGADFVSVYAETGRAITGGLLTSAIGFVALILAKHPGLNSIGDLANLGFGINLVIVLLGFPSLLLMVERWRRKHSTSPEEQTEQPAPEA from the coding sequence ATGAGTGAGAAGCGTTGGTCGGAGCGGTTCGAGGGCGCCATGGGCCGCCTGGCGGTTCGGAACCACCGCAAGCCCGTCCAGGCGCTGCTCCTGGCCCTGGTGCTCACCGTGCTCGGCGCGTTCTTCGCCCGGACGCTGACGCTCAACGCGGACTTCGTGGGGCTGCTGCCGAAGAACTTCCCCAGCGTCCAGGACATCGAGAAGATGCGCAAGCGCTTCGGTGGCCAGGGCAACGTCGTCGTGGTGGGGATGGGCGCCGACCCGGAGGTGCTCAAGCGCTTCGCGGACGACCTGGCGCCCAGGCTCGCGGAGCTGTCGGAGATTCGCTACGTCTCCCACCAGCGGCCCCGCGCCTTCTTCGACGAGCACTCGCTCTATTACGTGGACGTCGAGGACCTGGAGACCATCCAGGAGCGCATCGACGCGCGCATCCTCTGGGAGAAGCAGCAGGCCAATCCGCTCTTCGTGTCGCTGGTGGATGAGGCACCGCCGTCGGTGGACTTCGCCGACATCGAGCAGAAGTACACCGGCCGCGCCAACCAGCGCCTCTCCGGCCAGGGGGACCTCTATTACATCAACCCCACCGAGCGCATGGTGGTGCTGATGGCGAAGCCGCGGGGCAGCGCGGCGGACCTGGACTACTCGAAGAAGGTCGTGGGCCAGGTGGAGGACTTCCTGGCGAAGCAGGACCTGTCGAAGTACGGCCCGGGCTTCAAGACGGCCGTCACCGGCACCTTCAAGAAGAAGATTGACCAACAGCGCGTCATCGTCGCGGACCTGGCGAGCGCGTCCACGCTGGCCATGGTGTTGCTGGTGGCGTACCTGGCCTTCCACTTCCGCAGCGCGCTGTCGGTGGGCTTCACCATGGTGCCGGTGATGGCGGGCCTGGGGTGGACGTATGGCTTCGTGGGGCTGGCCTACGGACAGGTGAACCTCCTGACGGGCTTCCTGGCGGCGGTGCTGGGCGGCCTGGGCGTGGAGCACGGCATCCACCTGCTGGGGCGCTACACGACGCTGCGCTCGGAGGGGATGAGCTCCGAGGAGGCGGTGGGGGAGTCCTTCCGGCACACCGGCTTCTCCGCGCTCATCGCGGCGCTGGTGGCGGCGCTCACCTTCCTCAGCCTGGCCATGTCGGAGTTCAGGGCGTTCCGCGAGTTCGGCATCATCGCCGCGGTGGGCATGCTGGTGAGCATCTTCTCCTACGTGGTGCTGCTGCCCGCGATGCTGGGGCTGGCCACGCGCCTGGGCTGGACGCCGCGGGTGCAGCAGGAGAGCGCCGCCGGGCCGCTGAGCCTGCTGGCCCGCTGGCTGCCGCGCTCCTACCGGGGCGTGGGCATCGTGGTGGGCGTGGCGGTGCTGGCGCTGGTGTCGCAGGCGTACCGCATCTCCTTCAACTACGACTCGCGCACGCTGGAGGACTACAAGCAGGCGTCGGCGGTGCTGGACCAGAAGGTGAATGACATCCTGGGCTACTCGCAGACGCCGGTGGTGGTGCTCACCGACTCGCGGGAGATGGAGCGCGAGGTGGTGCGGCAGCTCGAGGCGCGCAAGGCGGCGCGGGGCAAGGACTCCACCATCGACTTCGTGGGCGCGCTGGAGGACCTGGTCCCCAAGCGGCAGGACGAGAAGCAGGCCATCCTCCAGTCCATCCGCGCGAAGCTGGAGAAGCTGGACCCGGAGCGGCTGGCCGAGGACACGCGCAACACGCTGGTGCGCGCGCTGGACATGGCCAAGGCGAAGCCCTTCACGCAGGACGCCCTGCCCCCCAGCGTGCGGCACCAGTTCGAGAGCCTGGATGGCAGCACGGGCGGCGTGGTGCTCGTCTACGCGGGCGGCATCAGCCTGTCGGACGGCGAGGGCACGCGGAAGTTCGCCAAGGAGGTGCGCGGCCTGCAGATGCCGGACGGCAGCCAGGTGTCCGCGGCGGGCGAGGCGCTCATCCTGGCGGACATCCTGGACATGGTGGCGCGCGAGGGCCCGCGCATCCTGGCCGCCGCGGTGTTGAGCGTGCTGGTGGCCATGTGGCTGACGCTGGGCAAGCTGCGCACCGCGCTCATCTGCATGCTGCCCACGCTGCTGTCCGTCGTCGGGCTGGTGGGGCTGATGTCGCTGCTGGGGCTCCAGTTCAACTACCTCAACATCATGGTGCTGCCGGTGCTGGTGGGCACCACCGTGGACGCGGGCGTGCACCTGGTGCAGCGGCTGGGCGAGCGCGGCGCGGACTTCGTCTCCGTGTACGCGGAGACGGGCCGGGCGATTACCGGCGGCCTGCTGACGAGCGCCATCGGCTTCGTCGCGCTCATCCTGGCCAAGCACCCCGGGCTCAACTCCATTGGGGACCTGGCCAACCTGGGCTTCGGCATCAACCTGGTCATCGTGCTGCTGGGCTTCCCGTCGCTGCTGCTGATGGTGGAGCGCTGGCGCCGCAAGCACAGCACGTCTCCGGAGGAGCAGACGGAGCAGCCCGCGCCCGAGGCGTGA
- a CDS encoding NAD(P)/FAD-dependent oxidoreductase gives MPSHEAWTRREALALAGLGLASAVLPLGCRHAMDSTRTDDMERKDVKDVVIVGGGPGGLSAALTLGRGRKKVLVCDAGTPRNAAAEEVHTYLTRDGTPPREFRRLAWEQMRPYDVELREARVLDVERAGALFRVSLEGGGVVEARRVLLATGMVDVMRELPGYSGLWGKAIFQCPYCHGWEIQDRAWGVLAGNEMTLDFAVMLTGWTRDLVVFTVDGFEAPADKRALLEKAGVRLETRAIRGLIADGEKLAAVELEDGTRVPRAFLFDRPPQRQTSLVQRLGLALDEEGFVKLTGPGQTSVPGIYAAGDLGTRMQAAIAAAGAGMMAAGMLNHELNMERAGAAHGPAHG, from the coding sequence ATGCCTTCTCACGAGGCGTGGACGCGGCGCGAGGCCCTGGCCCTGGCGGGGCTGGGGCTCGCCAGCGCCGTGCTGCCCCTGGGGTGCCGACACGCGATGGACTCGACGAGGACGGACGACATGGAGCGCAAGGACGTGAAGGACGTGGTGATTGTGGGCGGCGGCCCCGGAGGTCTGAGCGCGGCGCTGACGCTGGGCCGTGGCCGCAAGAAGGTCCTGGTCTGCGACGCGGGCACGCCCCGGAACGCCGCGGCCGAGGAGGTGCACACCTACCTCACCCGGGATGGCACGCCGCCCCGGGAGTTCCGGCGCCTCGCCTGGGAGCAGATGCGCCCCTACGACGTGGAGTTGCGGGAGGCGCGGGTGCTGGACGTCGAGCGCGCGGGCGCGCTGTTCCGCGTGTCCCTGGAAGGGGGCGGCGTGGTGGAGGCGCGCCGGGTGCTGCTCGCCACGGGCATGGTGGACGTGATGCGCGAGCTGCCCGGCTACAGCGGCTTGTGGGGCAAGGCCATCTTCCAGTGCCCCTACTGCCACGGCTGGGAGATTCAGGACCGGGCCTGGGGCGTGCTGGCCGGCAACGAGATGACGCTCGACTTCGCGGTGATGCTGACGGGGTGGACCCGCGACCTGGTGGTGTTCACCGTGGACGGCTTCGAGGCGCCCGCCGACAAGCGCGCGCTGCTGGAGAAGGCGGGCGTCCGGCTGGAGACGCGCGCCATTCGCGGCCTCATCGCGGACGGCGAGAAGCTCGCGGCGGTGGAGCTGGAGGACGGCACCCGGGTGCCCCGGGCGTTCCTCTTCGACCGTCCGCCCCAGCGGCAGACGTCGCTGGTGCAGCGGCTGGGGCTGGCGCTGGATGAGGAGGGCTTCGTGAAGCTGACAGGGCCGGGCCAGACCTCCGTCCCGGGCATCTACGCCGCGGGCGACCTGGGCACCCGGATGCAGGCGGCCATCGCGGCCGCGGGCGCGGGGATGATGGCGGCGGGCATGTTGAACCATGAGTTGAACATGGAACGGGCGGGCGCCGCGCATGGACCTGCTCACGGTTGA
- a CDS encoding AraC family transcriptional regulator: MDLLTVEPGCIARYEGAMPSEPRQPSWGPESSARRDFEQGRMPIWAGRFHVPPRAGRGTAVHAYAVVMLVTRGESKMRHAGDLVVRAGDVHLIPPGDAHGAGASNAEGWGVAFHPDALGEDGGAGSRLGPLLRVRKGCHPVLRPTLPQRRRLARWMRLLAAEVARNEPGHEEAARSLLRLVLIELERMTAAQGGTSEPPSLGLSRKALTYIETHCLEPLSLAQVAKALGRSSAHVAGVVRQETGRTVGEWILECRMSEARRRLRGTDERVDIIAERVGYADVTHFIRQFRRVHGVTPAAWRRKATAGGP, translated from the coding sequence ATGGACCTGCTCACGGTTGAGCCCGGCTGCATCGCTCGCTACGAAGGGGCGATGCCGTCCGAGCCACGACAGCCATCCTGGGGACCCGAGTCGTCGGCGCGCCGGGACTTCGAACAGGGACGCATGCCCATCTGGGCGGGGCGCTTTCATGTCCCGCCTCGCGCCGGGCGCGGCACTGCCGTGCACGCCTACGCGGTGGTGATGCTGGTGACGCGGGGCGAGTCGAAGATGCGGCACGCCGGGGACCTGGTGGTCCGGGCGGGAGACGTCCACCTGATTCCGCCCGGGGACGCGCATGGGGCCGGCGCCTCGAACGCGGAGGGGTGGGGCGTGGCCTTCCATCCGGATGCGCTGGGCGAGGACGGTGGGGCCGGCAGCCGCCTGGGGCCGCTGCTGCGGGTGCGCAAGGGCTGCCACCCCGTGCTGCGGCCCACGCTGCCGCAGCGCCGCAGGCTGGCGCGGTGGATGCGCCTGCTGGCGGCGGAGGTGGCGCGGAACGAGCCGGGGCACGAGGAGGCCGCGCGTTCGCTGCTGCGGCTGGTCCTCATCGAACTGGAGCGCATGACGGCGGCCCAGGGGGGCACGAGCGAGCCGCCGTCCCTGGGGCTGAGCCGCAAGGCGCTCACCTACATCGAGACGCACTGCCTGGAGCCGCTGTCGCTGGCGCAGGTGGCGAAGGCGCTGGGGCGCTCCTCCGCGCACGTGGCGGGCGTGGTGCGCCAGGAGACGGGCCGCACGGTGGGGGAGTGGATTCTGGAGTGCCGGATGTCGGAGGCGCGCCGCCGCCTGCGCGGCACGGACGAGCGCGTGGACATCATCGCGGAGCGGGTGGGCTACGCGGACGTGACGCACTTCATCCGCCAGTTCCGCCGCGTCCACGGGGTGACGCCGGCGGCGTGGCGGCGCAAGGCCACGGCCGGAGGGCCATGA
- a CDS encoding DUF4340 domain-containing protein has protein sequence MKKGLLIAVGAAVVLLVFMFVAGERPKVQPASSSGGPALDLSGLDPARVSGLELSGARRATLQRDGDGWTVAEPGAPESRFAADGEMVKGALEALTRVSGAKFVTRDVDRLSEYWLNDGGRALKVRIVQEGRPPMELVLGREGASNGGTYVRNAASTEVFEHPVRLGWLWRKRVMDWRDARLVRVALGDLTALVFRVGEDAPVTVTSTGTPGGWRLAEGTQVPEGFRFSALVADQVARDLLELELQDVLIGEAAAQAARELAQAHDSVEARLESGRSVVLRLGRAAASEDTVAAQVEGDSRVYAVSAVSASQVRKRLGDLRDLRLLRFALEKVDRLSIQAGEAQVVVAKEGQGWTLLEPKAPPESFRFDGTQVEAQLVWLQQLEAARLLDASVQDAEAGLSPPVTSVEVREEGGAVQTLRLGNEVPNAATGRKEVYARGSLDAFTYAVEDRARAWLARGHALFSAP, from the coding sequence ATGAAGAAGGGGTTGCTCATCGCCGTTGGCGCAGCCGTGGTGCTGCTGGTGTTCATGTTCGTCGCTGGTGAGCGGCCGAAGGTGCAGCCGGCGTCCAGCAGCGGAGGCCCTGCGCTGGACCTGTCGGGGCTCGACCCGGCCCGGGTCTCCGGGCTGGAGCTGTCGGGCGCCCGCCGCGCCACGTTGCAGCGGGACGGCGATGGGTGGACGGTGGCGGAGCCCGGGGCGCCCGAGAGCCGCTTCGCGGCGGACGGGGAGATGGTGAAGGGGGCGCTGGAGGCCCTGACGCGGGTATCCGGCGCGAAGTTCGTCACCCGCGACGTCGACCGGCTGTCCGAGTACTGGCTCAATGACGGCGGGCGGGCGCTGAAGGTCCGCATCGTCCAGGAGGGCCGTCCTCCCATGGAGCTGGTGCTCGGGAGGGAGGGGGCCTCCAATGGTGGGACGTACGTGCGCAACGCGGCCAGCACGGAGGTCTTCGAGCACCCCGTGCGGTTGGGGTGGTTGTGGCGCAAGCGCGTCATGGACTGGCGGGACGCCCGGCTGGTGCGGGTGGCGCTCGGGGACCTCACCGCGCTGGTGTTCCGCGTGGGGGAGGACGCGCCGGTGACGGTGACGTCGACGGGGACGCCCGGAGGCTGGCGGCTCGCGGAGGGCACGCAGGTGCCGGAGGGCTTCCGGTTCAGCGCGCTGGTGGCCGACCAGGTCGCGCGGGACTTGCTGGAGCTGGAGCTGCAGGACGTGCTCATCGGGGAGGCCGCCGCGCAAGCCGCGCGGGAGCTTGCCCAGGCCCACGACTCGGTGGAGGCGCGCCTCGAGTCGGGGAGGTCGGTGGTGCTGCGGCTGGGCCGGGCGGCGGCGTCGGAGGACACCGTGGCCGCCCAGGTGGAGGGGGATTCACGGGTGTACGCGGTGTCGGCGGTGTCGGCGTCGCAGGTGCGCAAGCGGCTGGGGGACTTGCGCGACCTGCGCCTGCTGCGGTTCGCGTTGGAGAAGGTGGACCGGTTGAGCATCCAGGCCGGTGAGGCGCAGGTGGTGGTGGCGAAGGAGGGGCAGGGGTGGACGCTGCTCGAGCCGAAGGCGCCGCCGGAGTCCTTCCGGTTCGATGGGACGCAGGTGGAGGCGCAGCTCGTCTGGCTTCAGCAGCTCGAGGCCGCGCGGCTGCTCGACGCGTCGGTGCAGGACGCGGAGGCGGGCCTGTCACCCCCCGTCACCTCCGTGGAGGTGCGCGAGGAGGGCGGCGCGGTGCAGACGCTGCGGCTGGGGAACGAGGTGCCCAACGCGGCCACAGGTCGCAAGGAGGTGTACGCGCGAGGCTCGCTCGACGCCTTCACCTATGCCGTGGAGGACCGGGCCCGCGCGTGGCTGGCGCGGGGGCACGCGCTCTTCAGCGCGCCGTGA
- a CDS encoding protein-tyrosine phosphatase family protein → MSLALLREVHHVPGVRGWVRKQVLRSVARCVEWTTKLPGRGLNVSRVNDWLYVGGAVPRSRYAELKARGITAVIDVRGERCDDAEALKALGIELLNLPVTDRYPPSVEQLMRGVAWALPRLEQGGTLYTHCEHGVGRGPLVGLAVMVARGWEAPAAYRELRQARWQSTLNDRQLNGLADFVTAWRARAAERAA, encoded by the coding sequence GTGAGTCTTGCGTTGTTGCGGGAGGTGCACCACGTGCCGGGGGTGCGCGGCTGGGTGCGCAAGCAGGTGCTGCGCTCGGTGGCGCGCTGCGTGGAGTGGACCACGAAGCTGCCGGGGCGTGGGCTGAACGTGTCGCGGGTGAATGACTGGCTGTACGTGGGTGGCGCGGTGCCTCGCTCGCGGTACGCGGAGCTGAAGGCGCGCGGCATCACCGCCGTGATTGACGTGCGCGGCGAGCGCTGTGACGACGCGGAGGCGCTGAAGGCGCTGGGCATCGAGCTGTTGAACCTGCCGGTGACGGACCGCTACCCGCCGTCGGTGGAGCAGCTGATGCGCGGCGTGGCGTGGGCGCTGCCCCGGCTGGAGCAGGGCGGCACGCTGTATACGCACTGCGAGCACGGCGTGGGCCGGGGCCCGCTGGTGGGGCTGGCGGTGATGGTGGCCCGGGGCTGGGAGGCGCCGGCCGCGTACCGCGAGCTGCGACAGGCGCGGTGGCAGTCCACGCTGAATGACCGGCAGTTGAACGGGCTCGCGGACTTCGTCACCGCGTGGCGGGCCCGGGCGGCGGAGCGCGCGGCGTAG
- a CDS encoding GtrA family protein has protein sequence MLENLMAWLTGNLSPSARIWTALAPAIVACAYFIGGLLLFCVRCAFKGIPRDEETLKRGNTGLVGYFLRHYFFWVIQPLWAVILRSGLPANALSMLSGLLGISSGVAVAAGRFALGGWLFLFAGILDVMDGRIARERKEANPAGAALDSVLDRYVDSAMLMGLAWYYRDTWVLLPALMALLGSSLVPYVRAKGEGLGVNVRDGAMQRLERVLFMGAGTALSPILEAVFWPEEKHPMHWLAVVGLVFVAVMSNVTALSRFRNLVKALAPKRQEARSGKAIIGLNALAGAVATAVDFALVLALVEWVGLLPAWATVLGCGLGAVVNYSLNRVFTFKSNGAVARQLARYSVVSGTSALLNAGGVALLTLHPQLAYALGWWVVRGVVYFAWNLPLQRDYVFNKDAAASEDALMEQRPHAA, from the coding sequence GTGCTTGAGAACCTGATGGCGTGGTTGACCGGAAACCTGTCTCCGTCCGCCCGCATCTGGACGGCGCTGGCACCGGCCATCGTCGCCTGTGCGTACTTCATTGGCGGGCTGCTCCTCTTCTGTGTCCGCTGCGCCTTCAAGGGCATCCCCCGCGACGAGGAGACGCTCAAGCGCGGCAACACCGGGCTGGTGGGCTACTTCCTGCGGCACTACTTCTTCTGGGTCATCCAGCCCCTGTGGGCGGTGATTCTGCGCTCGGGCCTCCCGGCCAACGCGCTGTCCATGCTGTCGGGCCTGCTGGGCATCTCCTCCGGCGTGGCGGTGGCCGCGGGCCGCTTCGCGCTGGGCGGCTGGCTCTTCCTCTTCGCGGGCATCCTGGACGTGATGGACGGGCGCATCGCCCGCGAGCGCAAGGAGGCCAACCCCGCGGGCGCGGCGCTGGACTCCGTGCTGGACCGGTACGTGGACTCGGCGATGCTCATGGGCCTGGCCTGGTACTACCGGGACACGTGGGTGCTGCTGCCCGCGCTGATGGCGCTGCTCGGCTCGTCGCTGGTGCCCTACGTGCGCGCCAAGGGCGAGGGCCTGGGCGTCAACGTGCGCGACGGCGCCATGCAGCGGCTGGAGCGGGTGCTCTTCATGGGCGCGGGCACGGCGCTGTCCCCCATCCTGGAGGCCGTCTTCTGGCCCGAGGAGAAGCACCCCATGCACTGGCTGGCGGTGGTGGGGCTCGTCTTCGTGGCCGTCATGAGCAACGTCACGGCGCTCTCCCGCTTCCGCAACCTGGTGAAGGCGCTGGCGCCCAAGCGGCAGGAGGCGCGCTCCGGCAAGGCCATCATCGGGCTCAACGCCCTGGCGGGCGCGGTGGCCACGGCGGTGGACTTCGCGCTGGTGCTGGCGCTGGTGGAGTGGGTGGGCCTGCTGCCCGCCTGGGCCACGGTGCTGGGCTGCGGCCTGGGCGCGGTGGTGAACTACTCCCTCAACCGCGTGTTCACCTTCAAGAGCAACGGCGCGGTGGCGCGGCAGCTCGCGCGCTACTCGGTGGTGAGCGGCACCAGCGCGCTGCTCAACGCGGGCGGCGTGGCGCTGCTGACGCTGCACCCGCAGCTCGCCTATGCGCTGGGGTGGTGGGTGGTGCGCGGCGTGGTGTACTTCGCGTGGAACCTGCCGCTGCAGCGGGACTACGTCTTCAACAAGGACGCGGCGGCCTCCGAGGACGCGCTCATGGAGCAGCGTCCCCATGCGGCGTGA